A region of Stigmatella erecta DNA encodes the following proteins:
- a CDS encoding NCS1 family nucleobase:cation symporter-1: MSLTNADLAATPPEARTWTLKHFVALWVGMAVCIPTYTMASGLIDQGMSWGQALFCVGLGNVIVLGPMILNAHAGTRYGIPFPVFARASFGVTGANVPAVLRALVACGWFGIQTWLGGQALWQLLLAIAPGVEGPLTSVGMKAALGIHPGELLGFAVFWLVTLYFIIQGTESIKFLELYSAPFLIVVGLALLVWAWVKADGFGPMLAQPSKLTGPGEFLSVFIPGLTAMVGFWATLSLNIPDFTRYARSQKDQMLGQALGLPGTMVLFSFIGVAVTSATPIIFGELIWDPVKLMGRVGGTLVTLIAMFSLSIATLSTNLAANVVSPANDFSNLAPGKISYRMGGILTAVIGALIFPWKLIESSGGYIFTWLIGYSALLGPIGGIMVADYFLLRRRELVVEDLYRRGGQYEYRKGVNWKAMLALAIGVAVNVPGFLAEAVPGFKDAVPGFWRSLYTYAWFVGFLLSGALHMAFAAWGLSRAGNRLASERGA, encoded by the coding sequence ATGTCTTTGACCAACGCGGATCTCGCCGCCACGCCCCCGGAAGCGCGGACCTGGACCCTGAAGCACTTCGTCGCGCTCTGGGTGGGCATGGCGGTCTGCATTCCCACGTACACGATGGCCTCCGGGCTCATCGACCAGGGCATGAGCTGGGGGCAGGCGCTGTTCTGCGTGGGCCTGGGCAACGTCATCGTGCTGGGGCCCATGATTCTCAACGCGCACGCGGGCACGCGCTACGGCATCCCCTTCCCGGTGTTCGCCCGGGCCTCGTTCGGGGTGACGGGCGCCAACGTCCCGGCGGTGCTGCGCGCCCTCGTGGCTTGCGGCTGGTTCGGCATCCAGACGTGGCTGGGCGGCCAGGCCCTGTGGCAGCTCCTGCTGGCCATCGCGCCGGGCGTCGAGGGGCCCCTCACCTCGGTGGGCATGAAAGCCGCCCTCGGCATTCACCCGGGGGAGCTGCTCGGGTTCGCCGTGTTCTGGCTGGTGACGCTCTACTTCATCATCCAGGGCACCGAGTCCATCAAGTTCCTGGAGCTGTACTCCGCCCCCTTCCTCATCGTGGTGGGGCTCGCCCTGCTCGTCTGGGCCTGGGTGAAGGCGGATGGGTTCGGGCCCATGCTCGCCCAGCCCTCGAAGCTCACCGGGCCGGGCGAGTTCCTCTCCGTCTTCATCCCCGGCCTCACGGCGATGGTGGGCTTCTGGGCCACGCTGTCGCTGAACATCCCGGACTTCACCCGCTACGCGCGCAGCCAGAAGGACCAGATGCTGGGGCAGGCGCTGGGGCTGCCGGGCACCATGGTGCTCTTCTCGTTCATCGGCGTGGCCGTGACGTCCGCCACCCCCATCATCTTCGGGGAGCTCATCTGGGATCCGGTGAAGCTGATGGGGCGCGTGGGCGGCACGCTCGTCACCCTCATCGCCATGTTCTCGCTGTCCATCGCCACGCTCTCCACCAACCTGGCGGCCAACGTCGTCTCCCCCGCGAACGACTTCTCCAACCTGGCGCCGGGGAAGATTTCCTACCGCATGGGCGGCATCCTCACCGCCGTCATCGGGGCGCTCATCTTCCCGTGGAAGCTCATCGAGTCCTCGGGCGGCTACATCTTCACCTGGCTCATCGGCTACTCGGCGCTGCTGGGCCCCATCGGCGGCATCATGGTGGCGGACTACTTCCTGCTGCGCCGGCGCGAGCTGGTGGTGGAGGACCTGTACCGCCGGGGAGGCCAGTACGAGTACCGGAAGGGCGTGAACTGGAAGGCCATGCTCGCCCTCGCCATCGGCGTGGCGGTGAACGTGCCCGGCTTCCTGGCCGAGGCCGTGCCCGGGTTCAAGGACGCGGTGCCCGGCTTCTGGCGCTCGCTCTACACCTATGCTTGGTTCGTAGGCTTCCTTCTGTCCGGGGCGCTCCACATGGCCTTCGCCGCCTGGGGGCTCTCCCGGGCCGGCAACCGGCTCGCCTCGGAGCGCGGCGCATAG
- a CDS encoding amidohydrolase family protein codes for MMKAGMWMLAGALLSLGWDAAAATERSAVLILGKAAGYQQVEYLPEGQVKVHYEYNDRGRGPVLDRTYTVTANGTVAASEGQGVDYLKAPVQERYTVQGTSHTWKNAAEEGQRDLKGPAFYLSLHGVPEETVLLVRAALKAPGQRLALLPSGEVHVQAIGTHTLQGTAGKRKVRLYALSGIDLVPAYVWLDENQRFFASGSSWSLLVREGFENTRDQLLQLQDAEEGRLAQARAQQLTTKLDRPLAITHARVFDPGTLAVEEDQTVLVEQGRITAVGPSAKLPVPKGARTLDAQGRFLMPGLWDMHAHINRGADGPLAIAAGITTVRDLANDEQALASLISSIEAGQDIGPRVIKAGFMDGRSPYSGPTKVFVDDEAEARAAIDHYAANGFEQIKVYSSTKPELVQVIARLAHAKGLRVSGHVPAFMTAQQFIEAGADELQHINFLALNFLFDRVQDTRTPARFIAVGENAASLELSSPAVRGFITLLRERNVVVDPTVSIFDDMFHNHPGHWNEGASTVLARVPPTWQRWLRSGAGGLPDVPKRPELYRDSFLRLVEFVGLLHRSGVHIVAGTDNVSGLFLPRELELYVAAGIPPKEVLRIATLGNAEVMKRDKTFGRVLPGYTADLILIEGDPTLLMSDVRKVRHVVRGDRLYESAALFRSMGITP; via the coding sequence ATGATGAAGGCAGGGATGTGGATGCTGGCGGGGGCGCTGCTCTCGCTGGGCTGGGACGCGGCGGCCGCCACCGAGCGCAGCGCCGTGCTGATCCTGGGCAAGGCTGCGGGCTACCAGCAGGTGGAGTACCTGCCCGAGGGCCAGGTGAAGGTCCACTACGAGTACAACGACCGGGGCCGCGGCCCCGTGCTCGACCGCACGTACACGGTCACCGCGAACGGCACTGTCGCCGCCTCCGAGGGCCAGGGCGTGGACTACCTCAAGGCCCCCGTCCAGGAGCGCTACACCGTCCAGGGCACCTCCCACACGTGGAAGAACGCGGCCGAGGAGGGACAGCGCGACCTGAAGGGGCCGGCCTTCTACCTGAGCCTCCACGGCGTCCCCGAGGAGACCGTCCTGCTGGTGCGCGCCGCGCTCAAGGCCCCCGGCCAGCGCCTGGCGCTGCTTCCATCCGGAGAAGTCCACGTCCAGGCCATCGGCACCCATACCCTTCAGGGCACGGCCGGCAAGCGCAAGGTGCGGCTCTATGCCCTGAGCGGCATCGACCTGGTGCCCGCCTACGTGTGGCTCGACGAGAACCAGCGCTTCTTCGCCAGTGGCTCGAGCTGGAGCCTGCTGGTCCGCGAGGGCTTCGAGAACACCCGGGATCAGCTCCTCCAGCTCCAGGACGCCGAGGAGGGCCGCCTCGCGCAGGCTCGCGCCCAGCAGCTCACCACGAAGCTCGACCGCCCGCTCGCCATCACCCACGCCCGCGTCTTCGACCCCGGCACGCTCGCGGTGGAGGAGGACCAGACCGTGCTGGTCGAGCAAGGCCGCATCACCGCCGTGGGGCCCTCGGCGAAGCTGCCCGTGCCCAAGGGGGCCCGCACGCTGGATGCCCAGGGCCGCTTCCTCATGCCGGGCCTCTGGGACATGCACGCCCACATCAACCGGGGCGCCGATGGGCCGCTCGCCATTGCCGCGGGCATCACCACCGTGAGGGATCTGGCCAACGACGAGCAGGCCCTGGCGAGCCTCATCTCCAGCATCGAGGCCGGCCAGGACATCGGACCGCGCGTCATCAAGGCGGGCTTCATGGATGGCCGCAGCCCCTACTCCGGGCCCACCAAGGTCTTCGTGGACGATGAGGCCGAGGCCCGCGCCGCCATCGACCATTACGCCGCCAACGGCTTCGAGCAGATCAAGGTCTACAGCTCCACCAAGCCGGAGCTCGTGCAGGTGATTGCCCGCCTGGCCCATGCCAAGGGGCTCCGGGTCAGCGGCCATGTGCCGGCCTTCATGACCGCCCAGCAGTTCATCGAGGCGGGCGCCGACGAGCTCCAGCACATCAACTTCCTGGCGCTCAACTTCCTGTTCGACCGGGTGCAGGACACGCGCACCCCGGCGCGCTTCATCGCCGTGGGCGAGAACGCCGCTTCCCTGGAGCTGAGCTCGCCCGCGGTGCGCGGCTTCATCACGCTGCTGCGCGAGCGCAACGTGGTGGTGGACCCCACGGTGTCCATCTTCGATGACATGTTCCACAACCACCCGGGCCACTGGAACGAGGGCGCGAGCACGGTGCTCGCCCGCGTGCCGCCCACCTGGCAGCGCTGGCTGCGCTCGGGCGCCGGGGGGCTTCCGGACGTGCCGAAGCGGCCCGAGCTGTACCGGGACTCCTTCCTGCGCCTCGTGGAGTTCGTGGGGCTGCTGCACCGCAGCGGCGTCCACATCGTCGCCGGCACGGACAACGTCTCCGGGCTGTTCCTGCCCCGCGAGCTCGAGCTCTACGTCGCGGCCGGCATTCCGCCCAAGGAGGTGCTGCGCATCGCCACGCTGGGCAACGCCGAGGTCATGAAGCGGGACAAGACGTTCGGGCGCGTGCTGCCCGGCTACACCGCCGACCTCATCCTCATCGAGGGGGACCCCACCCTGCTCATGAGCGATGTGCGCAAGGTGCGCCACGTCGTCCGGGGCGACCGGCTGTACGAGAGCGCCGCCCTGTTCCGCTCCATGGGCATCACCCCCTGA
- a CDS encoding DUF4156 domain-containing protein, with translation MRWKQVVPGLVALGLVTGCATASLSKRGGQVLPLATAPGPECKNLGTVIGTGGGIIGGAYVTNENLVRYAINDAMNKTAARGGTHFFAYAPSLGSGEGTTTTATLMAIAYKCPPGTYGLSADAQVDPETGSVTAPEDRAPSFLDNCPGLEGESMRERALRCKKLFKEQEAAGE, from the coding sequence ATGCGTTGGAAGCAGGTGGTCCCAGGGCTGGTGGCCCTGGGATTGGTGACTGGATGCGCGACGGCGTCGCTCTCGAAGCGAGGCGGCCAGGTGTTGCCCCTGGCCACGGCGCCCGGGCCCGAGTGCAAGAACCTGGGAACGGTGATTGGCACGGGGGGCGGCATCATTGGCGGCGCCTACGTGACCAATGAGAACCTGGTGCGCTACGCGATCAACGATGCCATGAACAAGACGGCGGCGAGGGGTGGCACCCACTTCTTCGCCTACGCCCCGTCGCTCGGCAGCGGCGAAGGGACCACCACCACCGCGACCCTGATGGCCATTGCGTACAAGTGCCCTCCGGGCACCTACGGCTTGTCCGCGGATGCCCAGGTGGATCCCGAGACAGGCAGCGTTACCGCTCCCGAGGACCGCGCCCCGTCCTTCCTGGACAACTGTCCCGGCCTGGAGGGGGAGTCCATGCGCGAGCGCGCCCTGCGCTGCAAGAAGCTGTTCAAGGAGCAGGAAGCGGCAGGGGAGTAG
- a CDS encoding SDR family oxidoreductase, with amino-acid sequence MILVTGATGHLGLAVIRQLLTRLPADRIAALVRDRNKASALEPQGVALRVGDYDSPAALREAMRGVETVLLVSGTNEERALQQHQNVVDAAKAAGVRTVAYTGRSLKDRARLVNPLMQRHFETEDYIRASGLDAILFRNALYMDTIPVFAGEKAFDTGIRLPAGEGRVAFALRSEQGEAIANVLAEKGSGHRTYRLTGPQAWSFGDVAATLSELSGKPVRYTPIEPQAFTEQMKARGMPEPQVQKFLAFQTDIQNGQEEETTAELETLLGRKPASLREGLKALFRL; translated from the coding sequence ATGATTTTGGTGACAGGGGCAACCGGACATCTGGGCTTGGCCGTCATCCGGCAATTGCTGACGAGGCTGCCGGCGGACCGGATCGCCGCGCTCGTGCGCGACCGGAACAAGGCGTCCGCGCTCGAACCGCAAGGCGTGGCCCTCCGGGTGGGCGACTACGACAGCCCCGCCGCCCTGCGTGAGGCGATGCGCGGCGTCGAGACCGTGCTGCTGGTGTCCGGGACGAACGAGGAGCGGGCACTCCAGCAGCACCAGAACGTGGTGGATGCCGCGAAGGCCGCCGGGGTCCGGACCGTGGCCTACACGGGCCGGTCGCTCAAGGACCGGGCGCGGCTGGTGAACCCGCTGATGCAGCGGCACTTCGAGACGGAGGACTACATCCGGGCCAGCGGGCTCGACGCCATCCTGTTCCGCAACGCCCTCTACATGGACACGATCCCGGTCTTCGCCGGGGAGAAGGCCTTCGACACGGGCATCCGCCTGCCGGCTGGCGAGGGCCGCGTGGCGTTCGCGTTGCGGAGCGAGCAGGGGGAGGCCATCGCCAACGTGCTGGCGGAGAAGGGCTCCGGCCACCGGACTTACCGGCTGACGGGCCCCCAGGCCTGGTCGTTCGGCGACGTCGCGGCCACGCTCAGCGAGCTGTCGGGAAAGCCGGTGCGCTACACCCCCATCGAGCCGCAGGCGTTCACCGAGCAGATGAAGGCGCGCGGCATGCCCGAGCCGCAGGTCCAGAAGTTCCTCGCCTTTCAGACCGACATCCAGAATGGCCAGGAGGAGGAGACCACGGCCGAGCTGGAGACGTTGCTCGGGCGCAAGCCGGCCTCGCTCCGGGAAGGGCTCAAGGCGCTGTTTCGCCTGTAG
- a CDS encoding MarR family winged helix-turn-helix transcriptional regulator, producing the protein MSSDPRAIQELFSKYALGPPENAVGFVLWRLVHQYQREADRALAPVDLTHLQFMTLIMAAWLARSGEAVTQAGISRSGDIHPMQVSQVLKTLEAKGMVARRRNPSDIRAKHVEVTAAGLAALRSALPLAIEVQQRLFGEEGRPGGSLLAALLRLDR; encoded by the coding sequence ATGAGCAGCGACCCGCGTGCCATCCAGGAGCTCTTCTCGAAATACGCGCTCGGCCCGCCGGAGAACGCGGTGGGCTTCGTGCTGTGGCGGCTGGTGCACCAGTACCAGCGGGAGGCCGACCGGGCGCTCGCCCCGGTCGACCTGACGCACCTTCAGTTCATGACGCTCATCATGGCCGCCTGGCTCGCGCGGTCGGGCGAGGCGGTGACGCAGGCCGGGATTTCACGCTCCGGCGACATTCACCCGATGCAAGTGTCCCAGGTGCTGAAGACGCTGGAGGCCAAGGGCATGGTGGCCCGGCGGCGCAACCCGTCGGACATCCGCGCCAAGCATGTCGAGGTCACCGCGGCCGGGCTCGCGGCGCTCCGGAGCGCGCTGCCGCTCGCCATCGAGGTGCAGCAGCGGTTGTTCGGGGAAGAAGGGCGTCCGGGCGGCAGCCTCCTGGCCGCGCTGCTGCGCCTGGACCGCTGA
- a CDS encoding type IV pilus twitching motility protein PilT, with translation MARLDPIIEKLFKDAGQELLFETGNGVNMRTASGLLPVLKQNLTSQQILGALAELVPPEQRGGFPAEGASAFSYQSPGGPVQVKLENVQGHVKAWMTPGVPGYSAEGELELASPAEMMQLAAEGFTPSFSTAIPLSLTTPAPIPPPTPAPAPVAAPAPAARPAPPAATPAPVPQNVRPGMTPAPLPAAALAGAPPKPAPQAARPMTAVPLAQPPAAPLPPAPVAAPSAPAPVAAAEPLSLQVSGETSGHRQEMLGLLELMLSRRASDLHLASETVPHMRIDGDMVAISEYAVLSSHHLKALLFSIAPEKNKKQWEEIHDTDFAYETEAARFRVNVFEDRRGIGAVLRQIPNTIRTAEEMGLSKHILDLCFLSKGLVLVTGPTGSGKSTTLAAMIDYVNRHREDHIITIEDPIEFVHKNKSCLVNQREVGVHTHSFKNALRAALREDPDVVLVGEMRDLETIAIAIETAETGHLVFGTLHTNTAASTVDRIIDQFPSDRQAQIRMMLSESLKGVITQTLCKRIGGGRVPAQEVLLCSGSVSNLIREGKTFQIPSVMQTSRGQGMTMLNDALLELVKKKLVDPNEALSKAVARSEMRAMLERAGFKVDAPTEAAGAPTK, from the coding sequence ATGGCCAGGCTCGATCCCATCATCGAAAAGCTTTTCAAGGACGCGGGGCAGGAGCTGCTCTTCGAGACGGGCAACGGGGTGAACATGCGCACCGCGTCCGGCCTGTTGCCGGTGCTCAAGCAGAACCTCACCTCGCAGCAGATCCTCGGCGCGCTGGCGGAGCTGGTGCCCCCCGAGCAGCGCGGGGGCTTTCCCGCCGAGGGGGCCAGCGCGTTCTCCTACCAGTCGCCGGGGGGCCCGGTGCAGGTGAAGCTGGAGAACGTCCAGGGCCACGTGAAGGCGTGGATGACGCCGGGGGTGCCCGGGTACTCGGCCGAGGGGGAGCTGGAGCTGGCCTCGCCCGCCGAGATGATGCAGCTGGCCGCCGAGGGCTTCACCCCCTCGTTCTCCACCGCCATTCCCCTGTCCCTGACGACGCCCGCGCCCATTCCTCCGCCCACGCCCGCCCCGGCACCCGTGGCGGCGCCTGCCCCGGCCGCGCGCCCGGCGCCCCCGGCCGCCACCCCCGCGCCCGTGCCCCAGAACGTGCGGCCGGGCATGACGCCGGCCCCGCTGCCCGCCGCCGCCCTGGCGGGAGCACCTCCGAAGCCCGCGCCCCAGGCCGCCCGGCCCATGACGGCGGTGCCCCTGGCCCAGCCCCCGGCGGCCCCCCTGCCGCCCGCGCCCGTGGCGGCCCCCAGCGCCCCGGCGCCCGTGGCGGCGGCGGAGCCGCTGAGCCTTCAGGTGTCCGGCGAGACGTCCGGGCACAGGCAGGAGATGCTGGGCCTGCTGGAGCTGATGCTGTCGCGCCGGGCCTCGGACCTGCACCTGGCCAGCGAGACGGTGCCGCACATGCGCATCGACGGGGACATGGTGGCGATCTCCGAGTACGCCGTCCTGTCCTCCCACCACCTCAAGGCGCTGCTCTTCAGCATCGCGCCGGAGAAGAACAAGAAGCAGTGGGAGGAGATCCACGACACGGACTTCGCCTACGAGACGGAGGCGGCGCGCTTCCGGGTGAACGTCTTCGAGGACCGCCGGGGCATCGGCGCGGTGCTGCGGCAGATCCCCAACACCATCCGCACGGCGGAGGAGATGGGGCTGTCCAAGCACATCCTGGACCTGTGCTTCCTGAGCAAGGGGCTGGTGCTCGTCACGGGGCCGACGGGCTCGGGCAAGTCCACCACGCTGGCGGCGATGATCGACTACGTGAACCGCCACCGCGAGGACCACATCATCACCATCGAGGACCCGATCGAGTTCGTTCACAAGAACAAGAGCTGTCTGGTGAACCAGCGCGAGGTGGGCGTCCACACCCACTCCTTCAAGAACGCGCTCCGGGCGGCGCTGCGCGAGGACCCGGACGTGGTGCTGGTGGGCGAGATGCGGGACCTGGAGACCATCGCCATCGCCATCGAGACGGCGGAGACGGGCCACCTGGTGTTCGGCACGCTGCACACGAACACGGCGGCCTCCACGGTGGACCGCATCATCGACCAGTTCCCCTCGGACCGTCAGGCGCAGATCCGCATGATGCTCTCCGAGTCGCTCAAGGGCGTGATTACCCAGACGCTGTGCAAGCGCATCGGGGGCGGCCGGGTGCCGGCGCAGGAAGTGCTCCTGTGCTCCGGCTCGGTGTCCAACCTCATCCGCGAGGGAAAGACGTTCCAGATTCCCTCGGTGATGCAGACCTCGCGCGGGCAGGGCATGACGATGCTCAACGACGCGCTGCTGGAGCTGGTGAAGAAGAAGCTGGTGGACCCGAACGAGGCGCTGAGCAAGGCGGTGGCGCGCAGCGAGATGCGGGCCATGCTGGAGCGCGCGGGCTTCAAGGTCGACGCGCCCACGGAGGCCGCGGGCGCCCCCACGAAGTGA
- a CDS encoding protein-tyrosine phosphatase family protein — protein sequence MSGPRWNLNLDWVTDGLAVGGSFPIEAAGHLARELGIGHIVDLRREMCDDEHILREHGICLLHLPTLDLHGIQRGMLADGVAWVTGRLARGHKVYIHCEYGIGRSATLALCVMVALGHSPLEALRRVKAARWQVAPSLTQLAVFRAWADQWRTQRGLSWPMPTVGQLVSAAEGPGGPVFTRG from the coding sequence ATGAGCGGGCCACGGTGGAATCTGAACCTCGACTGGGTGACGGACGGACTCGCGGTGGGGGGCAGCTTCCCCATCGAGGCGGCCGGGCACCTGGCCCGGGAGCTGGGCATTGGCCACATCGTGGACCTGCGGCGGGAGATGTGTGACGACGAGCACATCCTGCGCGAGCACGGCATCTGCCTGCTGCACCTGCCCACCCTGGACCTGCACGGCATCCAGCGTGGGATGCTCGCCGACGGGGTGGCCTGGGTGACGGGGCGCCTGGCGCGGGGCCACAAGGTCTACATCCACTGCGAGTACGGCATCGGGCGGAGCGCGACGCTGGCGCTGTGCGTGATGGTGGCGCTGGGGCACTCGCCCCTGGAGGCGCTGCGCCGGGTGAAGGCGGCGCGGTGGCAGGTGGCCCCCAGCCTCACGCAGCTGGCGGTGTTCCGCGCGTGGGCGGACCAGTGGCGCACGCAGCGGGGGCTGAGCTGGCCGATGCCCACGGTGGGACAGCTCGTGTCGGCCGCCGAGGGCCCCGGGGGCCCGGTGTTCACCCGCGGTTAG
- the agmC gene encoding adventurous gliding motility protein AgmC: protein MRMVLFWLGLLVAHRVLAEPDTFGFGSGRSGSLSVRDADSAVINRYTPLSTPVAAGARELAVANASGFTPGELVLLHATSGLTPAPASGAQAPVVLSGGPVGQYEFARVASVSAAGVRLTAPLVHGYPVPGTQVVSVPEYTEVQVGERATLRAAPWDGRVGGLLVFLVTGTLANAGTVTVAGLGFRGGSVFNHATWSGCSDFDVPVTRGGSYKGEGVVAERFGVASGRGNVANGGGGGNCHNAGGGGGGHGGVGGEGGRSSVGDGTRAVGGLGGAAVVYSPFERLVFGGGGGEGESNDTFGTGGGAGGGAMLIRAGQVQGPGRFLANGSAAAATRLGGDDGAGGGGAGGALSLRSGGALACGGVEASGGQGGDTTHATAETGPGGGGAGGVVLLQGAPLACPASARAGAAGAWRIQNDSRGAGPVAGQDAPSQGLLRSVSFPVGPLAPPVLSQPLSGARGVASRPLFEGTAPPGASVSLVLDGQPYAQVQLEEAQERFAYTAPTDVSPGAHEVRVSAAWQGLSSELSAPVLFEVGGESPGAPAVVMVVPVEGARVEPQPLLAGKSPPDARVSIEVDAVEVAQVSADAEGRFRYVLAAAQALAPGTHQVSARLLDTQEGQALGSAVTTFEVVAPRELDTGWGCGAGPAGGLGGLGGLAGLLGLWAARGRARAPGRRPPGGRPRGPGPRESRATPASR, encoded by the coding sequence ATGCGGATGGTTCTGTTCTGGCTGGGCCTTCTCGTGGCGCACCGCGTGCTCGCGGAGCCAGACACCTTCGGGTTCGGCTCGGGGCGCAGCGGCTCGCTGTCCGTGAGGGACGCGGACTCCGCCGTCATCAACCGCTACACCCCGCTGAGCACCCCCGTAGCGGCGGGGGCCCGGGAGCTGGCCGTGGCGAACGCCTCCGGCTTCACGCCCGGAGAGCTGGTGCTGCTCCATGCCACCTCGGGGCTGACGCCCGCGCCGGCCTCCGGCGCCCAGGCCCCGGTGGTGCTCTCCGGCGGCCCGGTGGGCCAGTACGAGTTCGCGCGCGTGGCGTCGGTCTCGGCGGCGGGGGTGCGGCTGACGGCGCCGCTGGTCCACGGCTACCCCGTGCCCGGCACGCAGGTGGTGAGCGTGCCGGAGTACACGGAGGTGCAGGTGGGCGAGCGGGCCACGCTGCGCGCGGCGCCGTGGGATGGGCGCGTGGGCGGGCTCCTGGTGTTCCTCGTCACCGGCACGCTGGCCAACGCGGGCACCGTCACCGTGGCGGGGCTGGGGTTCCGGGGCGGCAGCGTGTTCAACCATGCCACCTGGAGCGGGTGCTCGGACTTCGATGTGCCCGTCACGCGCGGCGGCTCCTATAAAGGAGAGGGCGTGGTGGCGGAGCGCTTCGGCGTGGCCTCCGGGCGCGGCAACGTGGCCAACGGGGGCGGGGGCGGCAACTGCCACAACGCGGGCGGCGGCGGGGGCGGGCATGGGGGCGTGGGCGGCGAGGGCGGACGCTCCTCCGTGGGGGATGGGACGCGGGCGGTGGGCGGCCTGGGCGGGGCCGCGGTGGTGTACTCGCCCTTCGAGCGCCTCGTCTTCGGCGGCGGCGGCGGCGAGGGGGAGAGCAACGACACGTTCGGCACCGGGGGCGGCGCGGGCGGTGGGGCGATGCTCATCCGCGCGGGCCAGGTGCAGGGCCCGGGACGCTTCCTGGCGAACGGGAGCGCCGCGGCGGCCACGCGGCTGGGCGGAGACGATGGCGCGGGCGGCGGCGGGGCCGGCGGGGCCCTCTCGCTCCGGTCGGGGGGCGCCCTGGCTTGCGGCGGCGTGGAGGCCTCCGGGGGCCAGGGCGGGGACACCACGCACGCCACGGCGGAGACGGGGCCGGGGGGCGGGGGCGCGGGCGGCGTCGTCCTGCTCCAGGGCGCCCCGCTGGCGTGTCCCGCGTCCGCGCGCGCCGGGGCCGCCGGCGCCTGGCGCATCCAGAACGATTCGCGCGGGGCGGGCCCCGTGGCGGGACAGGACGCGCCCTCCCAGGGGCTGCTCCGGTCCGTCTCCTTTCCCGTGGGGCCGCTGGCCCCGCCCGTGCTGAGCCAGCCGCTGAGCGGGGCGCGCGGGGTGGCCTCCCGCCCCCTGTTCGAGGGAACGGCGCCGCCGGGCGCGTCCGTCTCGCTCGTGCTGGATGGCCAGCCCTACGCGCAGGTGCAACTGGAGGAGGCCCAGGAGCGCTTCGCGTACACCGCGCCCACGGACGTGAGCCCGGGGGCCCACGAGGTGCGGGTGTCCGCCGCGTGGCAGGGCCTGTCCAGCGAGCTGTCCGCGCCGGTCCTCTTCGAGGTGGGCGGGGAGAGCCCCGGGGCGCCGGCGGTGGTGATGGTGGTGCCCGTGGAGGGCGCGCGCGTGGAGCCCCAGCCGTTGCTCGCGGGGAAGAGCCCTCCGGACGCGCGGGTGTCCATCGAGGTGGACGCGGTGGAGGTGGCCCAGGTGTCCGCGGATGCGGAGGGGCGCTTTCGCTACGTGCTGGCCGCGGCGCAGGCCCTGGCGCCCGGGACGCACCAGGTCTCGGCCCGGCTGCTCGACACCCAGGAGGGCCAGGCGCTCGGCTCCGCGGTGACGACCTTCGAGGTGGTGGCGCCCCGGGAACTCGACACCGGCTGGGGGTGCGGCGCGGGCCCGGCGGGCGGCCTGGGCGGCCTGGGCGGCCTGGCCGGGCTGCTGGGGCTGTGGGCGGCTAGAGGCCGAGCACGAGCGCCAGGGCGGAGGCCACCTGGAGGTCGCCCTCGCGGGCCAGGGCCTCGGGAATCTCGAGCGACACCGGCGTCTCGATGA